The following DNA comes from Micromonospora chokoriensis.
GTTGCCGGAGAAGACGAACTGCTGCGCTCCGGTGCCGTTGCAGTCGTAGATGTTGACCGCGGTGCCGGCGGTCATCGAGCTGTTGGCGACGTCCAGGCAGCGATCGTGGGACAGCTCCGAGTGCAGCGAACGCCGGGCCGAGTCGTACCAGAAGCCCTGGTTACGCCCACCGTGACAGGAGTACGGCTGCTGCACGGTCCCGTTGCGGGAGTCGTATCCCTTTCCGTCGACGCAGGTGCCGGTGGCCAGGTTGCGCAGCTGCCGGAAGTCCAGCAGGCCCGGGTGGAGCACGCCGCTGCCGGTGCTCGCCGGGTCGACGCAGCTGGCCCGGGCCTGACCGGAGTTCCAGAACTGGGTGATGCACTGGGCGAACATGCCGTGCCCACGGGCGTTGGGGTGGAACGACTGACGGGCGGCGTTCTCGTTCCAGATGCCGACCTCGATGTAGAGGCCGCGTACCGAGGTGTTGTCGGTGCACACCTCGTGCCCGTGGAAGAGCCGGCTGGCGTCCAGGTAGCGGGTGCCGGTGTTCGCGGCGGCCGAGCGCAGCGCCGACTCGAACATCGGCACCGCCTTGTTGCGGGCGAACGCCGCGTCGGCCAGGTAGAGCAGGCAGCCGCCGGAGTACCAGCCCGGGAAGTTCGGGTTGTCCTCCACGTCCGGGCTGCCCGGGCTCGGGTACGACATCAGCACCAGCTCGTAGTCCGACCGCAGGTAGCCGGCCTTCGTCATGGTCTGCCGGATGTCGTTGAGCGCGGATTCGACGGCCCGCCGGCTGCCGTCGGTGCGGATCGTCCACTGGTCGGTGTAGGTGGGGTAGCAGGGCCCCTGGAAGAAGACCCGACGAACGGCGCAGTCGGTGGCGACCGGACCGAACTGGATGGTGCCGTCACCGTTCGCGCCGACCACCACCCAGATCAGCTTCACGTGCGTGTTGCGCGCCTTGATGCCCAGGTAGTCGCCCTGGTTCAGCTCGTTGTGCTGGGTCGGGCCGCCGGCGATGAGGTTCCACGGCGTGGCACCGGAGCAGGCGATGTTGTACTGCGCGTCCGACGCGATGCCGGTGCGGAACACCGCCTGGTCGTACGAGCGGTCGCACCAGTTGCCGTCCTGGTGGGTGCCGGGGACGTAGTTGCCGACCCCCTCACCGGAGATCTCGCTGTCGCCCATGGTGACCAGCGCGGTGCGGCGTTGTTCGATCGGACGGATCGCCGGGCTGCCGTAGAGGGCGGTGGCCTCGGCGGCCCGGATTGCTTCGAGGTTGGCGGGGAGTGGTTGGACGGTGGGAC
Coding sequences within:
- a CDS encoding ricin-type beta-trefoil lectin domain protein — translated: MPAIPARPERATRRRAITVAVAVAALVLPMLAGPATPATAADRPTVQPLPANLEAIRAAEATALYGSPAIRPIEQRRTALVTMGDSEISGEGVGNYVPGTHQDGNWCDRSYDQAVFRTGIASDAQYNIACSGATPWNLIAGGPTQHNELNQGDYLGIKARNTHVKLIWVVVGANGDGTIQFGPVATDCAVRRVFFQGPCYPTYTDQWTIRTDGSRRAVESALNDIRQTMTKAGYLRSDYELVLMSYPSPGSPDVEDNPNFPGWYSGGCLLYLADAAFARNKAVPMFESALRSAAANTGTRYLDASRLFHGHEVCTDNTSVRGLYIEVGIWNENAARQSFHPNARGHGMFAQCITQFWNSGQARASCVDPASTGSGVLHPGLLDFRQLRNLATGTCVDGKGYDSRNGTVQQPYSCHGGRNQGFWYDSARRSLHSELSHDRCLDVANSSMTAGTAVNIYDCNGTGAQQFVFSGNQIKPAAASNLCVAFDNPLLGSPRLRLANCGSSARQQWSFEARTAANPVGYGHDDFIGSRVY